In Parus major isolate Abel unplaced genomic scaffold, Parus_major1.1 Scaffold436, whole genome shotgun sequence, one genomic interval encodes:
- the LOC117243797 gene encoding neuropathy target esterase-like, producing the protein MVTPQWSRSPLQDPSLLNNRVLLHHAKGGTVIARQGDQDVSLHFVLWGCLHVYQRMIDKEEDVCLFLTQPGELVGQLAVLTGEPLIFTIKANRDCTFLKISKSDFYE; encoded by the exons ATGGTGACCCCACAATGGTCTCGTTCTCCTCTCCAGGACCCTTCTCTGCTTAACAACCGCGTCCTGCTCCACCACGCCAAGGGCGGCACGGTCATCGCTCGCCAGGGTGAccag GACGTGAGCCTGCACTTCGTGCTCTGGGGGTGTCTCCACGTCTACCAGCGCATGATCGACAAGGAGGAGGACGTCTGCCTGTTCCTCACGCAGCCCGGCGAGCTGGTGGGACAGCTGGCCGTGCTCACCGGGGAACCTCTCATCTTCACCATCAAGGCCAACCGCGACTGCACCTTCCTCAAGATCTCCAAGTCCGACTTCTACGAGTGA